The Streptomyces sp. NBC_00440 genome contains a region encoding:
- a CDS encoding GTP-binding protein, with protein MDSATSNQNALARTADNGLKIVIVGGFGAGKTTMVRSVSEIRPLNTEETMTQAGAAVDNLDGVQAKTATTVAFDFGRITIDERTILYLFGAPGQERFWFLWDRLFSGTLGAVVLVDTRRLADSWYAIDRLEHHGTPFIVACNDFGGPVHSLEQLREALDLSPEIPLIDCDARDRTSSKYVLITLLQHLHALSTASSATSASSTTAATSAREPSTT; from the coding sequence TTGGACTCCGCAACCTCTAACCAGAACGCCCTGGCCCGCACCGCCGACAACGGTCTCAAGATCGTCATCGTCGGCGGGTTCGGCGCAGGGAAGACCACCATGGTCCGGTCGGTCAGCGAGATACGCCCGCTGAACACCGAGGAGACGATGACCCAGGCGGGAGCGGCCGTCGACAACCTCGACGGCGTGCAGGCCAAGACCGCCACCACCGTCGCCTTCGACTTCGGCCGCATCACCATCGACGAGCGGACGATCCTCTACCTCTTCGGCGCGCCGGGCCAGGAGCGCTTCTGGTTCCTCTGGGACCGGCTGTTCTCCGGCACGCTCGGCGCCGTCGTCCTGGTCGACACCCGCAGACTCGCCGACTCCTGGTACGCCATCGACCGCCTGGAGCACCACGGCACGCCGTTCATCGTCGCCTGCAACGACTTCGGCGGCCCGGTCCACTCCCTGGAGCAGCTCCGTGAGGCGCTGGACCTCTCCCCCGAGATCCCGCTGATCGACTGCGACGCCCGGGACCGCACGTCGAGCAAGTACGTACTGATCACGCTCCTCCAGCACCTGCACGCCCTGTCCACAGCGTCCTCAGCCACCTCAGCGTCCTCCACGACTGCCGCGACGTCCGCACGGGAGCCAAGCACCACATGA
- a CDS encoding cytochrome P450, with protein sequence MTTDTPSTAPTPLSGPRFQTDPTQLYREMRREHGAVAPVLLDGDVPAWLVLDYRELHQVTADPVLFSRDSDLWNQWDRIPDDWPMLPMIGRKQPSILYTVGQRHRERAAMIGDALESVDPFELRRIAEQFADELINSFCGKGDTEIIGQYAMLLPVRVLARLYGFPDDEGPALVKAMNDMIDGRELALAGQQYLGQSMMSLLAARQASPAEDVASHMLGNEAGFTVEEIAQDLMVMMAAGHQPTADWIGNSLRLMLTDDRFTASLSGGRHSVAEAMNEVLWEDTPTQNVAGRWASRDTHLGGRHIQSGDMLLLGIAAANSDPQVRTDGSALTGGNNAFFSFGHGEHRCPFPAQEIAEVIARTGIEVILDRLPDVDLATPGESLTRRPSPWLRGLSTLPVTFTPVPAL encoded by the coding sequence ATGACCACCGACACCCCGTCCACCGCGCCCACTCCGCTGAGCGGCCCGCGATTCCAGACGGACCCCACCCAGCTCTACCGGGAGATGCGGCGCGAACACGGCGCGGTGGCGCCGGTGCTGCTCGACGGCGACGTACCGGCCTGGCTGGTCCTCGACTACCGCGAGCTGCACCAGGTCACCGCCGATCCGGTGCTGTTCAGCCGGGACTCCGACCTGTGGAACCAGTGGGACCGCATCCCCGACGACTGGCCGATGCTGCCGATGATCGGCCGTAAGCAGCCGTCGATCCTCTACACCGTGGGCCAGCGGCACCGCGAGCGCGCCGCGATGATCGGCGACGCCCTGGAGTCGGTCGACCCGTTCGAACTGCGGCGTATCGCCGAGCAGTTCGCCGATGAGCTGATCAACTCGTTCTGCGGCAAGGGCGATACGGAGATCATCGGCCAGTACGCGATGCTGCTGCCGGTCCGGGTGCTCGCCCGGCTGTACGGCTTCCCGGACGACGAGGGCCCGGCCCTGGTCAAGGCGATGAACGACATGATCGACGGCCGCGAACTCGCCCTGGCGGGACAGCAGTACCTCGGGCAGTCGATGATGAGCCTGCTCGCCGCCCGGCAGGCGTCGCCCGCCGAGGACGTGGCCTCGCACATGCTGGGCAACGAGGCGGGCTTCACCGTCGAGGAGATCGCCCAGGACCTGATGGTCATGATGGCCGCCGGCCACCAGCCCACCGCCGACTGGATCGGCAACTCGCTGCGGCTGATGCTGACCGACGACCGGTTCACCGCCTCGCTCTCGGGCGGCCGGCACAGTGTCGCCGAGGCGATGAACGAGGTCCTCTGGGAGGACACCCCCACCCAGAACGTCGCGGGCCGCTGGGCCTCGCGCGACACCCACCTCGGCGGCCGGCACATCCAGAGCGGCGACATGCTGCTGCTCGGCATCGCGGCAGCCAACTCCGACCCGCAGGTCCGCACCGACGGTTCGGCGCTGACCGGCGGCAACAACGCCTTCTTCTCCTTCGGCCACGGCGAGCACCGCTGCCCGTTCCCGGCCCAGGAGATCGCGGAGGTCATCGCGCGTACGGGGATCGAGGTCATCCTCGACCGCCTCCCCGACGTCGACCTCGCGACCCCCGGGGAGAGCCTCACCCGGCGCCCTTCTCCCTGGCTGCGCGGCCTGTCCACCCTGCCCGTCACCTTCACTCCGGTTCCCGCGCTGTGA
- a CDS encoding cytochrome P450 family protein, whose translation MSCPVDHGSHAESIALDPFVQDLNGESAALRAAGPLARVVLPGGVACYAVTRHAEARQLLTDSRLVKDITIWGAWQRGEIPLDWPLIGLANPGRSMLTVDGPEHRRLRTLVAQALTVRRVDRLRAGIEKLTTGMLDRLAEVPAGETIDLKAEFAYPLPMNVVSELMGVDSVDHPRLKTLFEKFFSTQTPPDEVPQMMADLGTLFSKIVESKRANPGDDLTSALLAASENGDHLTTEEITNTLQLMIAAGHETTISLIVNAVVALQAHPEQRRMVLAGEVPWENVIEETLRWSTPTSHVLIRFASEDIEVGGTVLPKGEGLIISFGAIGRDEEAHGPTAGDFDITRTSPNRHISFGHGPHVCPGAALSRLEAGVALPALFARFPELHLAVPPTELRNKPVVTQNDLFSLPVKLGG comes from the coding sequence ATGAGTTGCCCGGTCGACCACGGAAGCCACGCCGAGAGCATCGCCCTGGACCCGTTCGTCCAGGATCTGAACGGTGAGAGCGCCGCCCTGCGCGCGGCGGGCCCGCTGGCCCGTGTCGTCCTGCCGGGCGGGGTCGCCTGCTACGCGGTGACGCGGCACGCCGAGGCCAGGCAGTTGCTCACCGACTCCCGTCTGGTGAAGGACATCACCATCTGGGGCGCCTGGCAGCGCGGTGAGATCCCGCTGGACTGGCCGCTGATCGGGCTGGCCAATCCGGGCCGCTCGATGCTGACGGTCGACGGCCCGGAGCACCGCAGGCTCCGTACGCTCGTCGCGCAGGCGCTGACCGTGCGCCGGGTGGATCGGCTGCGCGCCGGTATCGAGAAGCTCACCACCGGGATGCTGGACCGGCTGGCGGAGGTGCCGGCCGGGGAGACGATCGACCTGAAGGCGGAGTTCGCGTACCCGCTGCCGATGAACGTGGTCAGCGAGCTGATGGGGGTCGACTCCGTCGACCACCCCCGGCTGAAGACCCTTTTCGAGAAGTTCTTCTCGACGCAGACGCCGCCGGACGAGGTCCCGCAGATGATGGCGGACCTCGGCACCCTCTTCTCGAAGATCGTCGAGTCGAAGCGGGCCAACCCGGGCGACGACCTGACGAGCGCGCTGCTCGCGGCGTCCGAGAACGGCGATCACCTCACCACCGAGGAGATCACCAACACCCTCCAGCTGATGATCGCCGCAGGCCACGAGACGACGATCAGCCTGATCGTGAACGCGGTCGTCGCCCTCCAGGCCCACCCCGAGCAGCGCAGGATGGTGCTCGCGGGCGAGGTGCCGTGGGAGAACGTCATCGAGGAGACGCTGCGCTGGTCGACCCCGACCTCGCACGTCCTGATCCGCTTCGCGTCCGAGGACATCGAGGTGGGCGGCACGGTCCTGCCGAAGGGCGAGGGCCTGATCATCTCGTTCGGCGCGATCGGCCGCGACGAGGAGGCGCACGGCCCGACGGCGGGTGACTTCGACATCACCCGCACCAGCCCGAACCGCCACATCTCCTTCGGCCACGGCCCGCATGTCTGCCCGGGTGCCGCACTCTCCCGGCTGGAGGCGGGCGTCGCACTGCCCGCGCTGTTCGCCCGCTTCCCCGAACTGCATCTGGCGGTCCCCCCGACGGAGTTGCGCAACAAGCCGGTGGTCACTCAGAACGACCTCTTCAGCCTGCCGGTGAAACTCGGCGGCTGA
- the serC gene encoding phosphoserine transaminase, whose product MAEIRIPADIKPADGRFGAGPSKVRTEALDALASTGTSLMGTSHRQAPVKNLVGAVRSGVRDLFQLPEGYEVILGNGGSTAFWDVATHGLIESRSQHLNFGEFSSKFAKASKLAPWLAEPTVIASDPGTHPDPKAEAGVDVYALTHNETSTGVAAPIKRVTGADEGSLVLVDATSGAGGLPVDITETDVYYFAPQKSFASDGGLWIGVFSPAALERAARVHASGRHIPEFFSLPTAIDNSLKNQTYNTPALATLFLLNEQLTWMNTQGGLDWTVSRTAASARALYGWAEQSKYATPFVTDPAKRSQVIGTIDFADEIDATAIAKALRANGIVDTEPYRKLGRNQLRVAMFPAIDPKDVEALTACIDYVIEQL is encoded by the coding sequence GTGGCTGAGATCCGGATTCCCGCTGACATCAAGCCCGCCGACGGCCGTTTCGGCGCGGGCCCCTCCAAGGTGCGTACGGAGGCGCTGGACGCCCTCGCCTCGACGGGTACTTCCCTGATGGGCACCTCCCATCGCCAAGCCCCGGTGAAGAACCTGGTCGGCGCGGTGCGCTCAGGCGTACGCGACCTCTTCCAGCTCCCCGAGGGCTACGAGGTGATCCTGGGCAACGGCGGGTCCACCGCCTTCTGGGACGTCGCGACCCACGGACTCATCGAGTCCAGGTCGCAGCACCTCAACTTCGGCGAGTTCTCGTCCAAGTTCGCCAAGGCCTCCAAGCTGGCCCCGTGGCTGGCCGAGCCGACCGTGATCGCCTCCGACCCGGGCACCCACCCGGACCCGAAGGCCGAAGCGGGCGTCGACGTGTACGCGCTGACGCACAACGAGACGTCGACGGGCGTCGCGGCCCCGATCAAGCGCGTCACCGGCGCCGACGAGGGCTCCCTCGTCCTGGTGGACGCCACATCGGGCGCGGGCGGCCTGCCGGTCGACATCACCGAGACCGACGTCTACTACTTCGCCCCGCAGAAGTCCTTCGCCTCCGACGGCGGCCTGTGGATCGGTGTGTTCTCCCCGGCGGCGCTGGAGCGCGCGGCGCGCGTCCACGCGTCGGGCCGGCACATCCCGGAGTTCTTCAGCCTGCCGACGGCGATCGACAACTCGCTCAAGAACCAGACGTACAACACCCCGGCCCTCGCCACGCTCTTCCTCCTGAACGAGCAGCTGACCTGGATGAACACCCAGGGCGGCCTGGACTGGACGGTCAGCCGCACGGCGGCGTCCGCGCGCGCCCTGTACGGCTGGGCCGAGCAGTCCAAGTACGCGACCCCGTTCGTCACCGACCCCGCGAAGCGCTCGCAGGTCATCGGCACGATCGACTTCGCGGACGAGATCGACGCGACCGCGATCGCGAAGGCGCTGCGCGCCAACGGCATCGTGGACACCGAGCCGTACCGCAAGCTGGGCCGCAACCAGCTGCGGGTGGCGATGTTCCCGGCGATCGACCCGAAGGACGTCGAGGCGCTGACGGCCTGCATCGACTACGTGATCGAGCAGCTGTAA
- a CDS encoding helix-turn-helix transcriptional regulator, whose amino-acid sequence MHKTSARLLALLSLLQTPRDWSGDDLAERLGITSRTVRRDIDRLRELDYPITTVKGPAGGYRLEAGTHLPPMLFDDEQAVALAVALQTAAAGTTVPEDASRALATLRQVMPPRLRHRIDLLHITAVQPPAAAGDTPRADAQVLVDLSRAIHAREELRFDYTPGPGTPADDARRVQPHHLVTWRHRWYLVAWDLHRGDWRIFRVDRIRPRTPTGPRFAPRELPGGDVSTFVTSRFRGNDGTTTDWPCRGEVVLGLPAADVAPFAQDGVVVELGPHRCRLTLGSWSWTGLAVAIGRFDTDIEVIGPPQLATAFGDLAARYAHAARTHD is encoded by the coding sequence ATGCATAAAACGTCCGCCCGGCTGCTCGCGCTGCTCTCGCTGCTTCAAACGCCCCGTGACTGGTCAGGCGACGATCTCGCCGAGCGGCTCGGCATCACCTCGCGCACCGTGCGCCGTGACATCGACCGCCTGCGCGAACTCGACTACCCGATCACGACCGTCAAGGGACCGGCCGGCGGCTACCGCCTGGAGGCCGGCACCCACCTGCCGCCCATGCTGTTCGACGACGAGCAGGCCGTCGCCCTGGCCGTCGCACTCCAGACCGCGGCCGCCGGCACCACCGTCCCCGAAGACGCTTCCCGCGCGCTGGCCACCCTCCGCCAGGTCATGCCGCCCCGCCTGCGCCACCGCATCGACCTGTTGCACATCACCGCCGTCCAGCCGCCCGCAGCGGCCGGCGACACCCCCCGGGCCGACGCCCAGGTCCTGGTGGACCTGAGCCGCGCCATCCACGCCCGCGAGGAACTGCGCTTCGACTACACCCCGGGCCCCGGCACCCCGGCCGATGACGCCCGCCGCGTACAACCCCACCACCTGGTCACCTGGCGGCACCGCTGGTACCTGGTGGCCTGGGACCTCCACCGCGGGGACTGGCGCATCTTCCGCGTCGACCGCATCCGGCCCCGCACACCCACCGGCCCCCGCTTCGCCCCGCGTGAACTCCCCGGCGGTGACGTCTCCACCTTCGTCACCAGCCGGTTCCGCGGCAACGACGGCACCACCACCGACTGGCCCTGCCGGGGCGAAGTCGTCCTCGGCCTCCCGGCCGCCGATGTCGCGCCCTTCGCCCAGGACGGAGTCGTCGTGGAGCTCGGCCCCCACCGCTGCCGGCTCACCCTCGGCTCCTGGTCATGGACCGGCCTCGCCGTCGCCATCGGCCGCTTCGACACCGATATCGAGGTCATCGGCCCGCCCCAACTGGCCACCGCGTTCGGGGACCTCGCCGCCCGCTACGCCCACGCGGCGAGAACCCACGACTGA
- a CDS encoding VOC family protein, whose protein sequence is MSVTTTTHLNFRGTAREALDYYRSVFGGRTVAVTYKDAGAVRNESEADWVMWGEVAGDNGFHVMAYDVPSHLPWNQGENPFFVSVRGDDTEEIRTLWGKLAEGSAIVSPLEPAQWAPLYGMLTDRFGITWVLDVTAPYNG, encoded by the coding sequence ATGTCCGTCACGACCACCACTCACCTGAACTTCCGGGGTACCGCACGTGAGGCGCTGGACTACTACCGGTCCGTCTTCGGCGGACGTACGGTCGCCGTCACCTACAAGGACGCGGGCGCCGTACGGAACGAGAGCGAGGCGGACTGGGTGATGTGGGGCGAGGTGGCCGGCGACAACGGCTTCCACGTCATGGCCTACGACGTGCCCTCGCATCTGCCCTGGAACCAGGGCGAGAACCCGTTCTTCGTCTCCGTTCGCGGCGACGACACCGAGGAGATCCGCACCCTGTGGGGCAAGCTCGCCGAGGGCTCGGCCATCGTCAGCCCACTGGAGCCCGCGCAGTGGGCGCCGCTGTACGGCATGCTCACCGACCGCTTCGGCATCACCTGGGTCCTGGACGTCACCGCTCCGTACAACGGCTGA
- a CDS encoding aldo/keto reductase, which translates to MRMRKLGRTGIEVSAYCLGTMVFGKMGNPDHDDCARMIHRALDEGINFVDTADVYGYSETEEIVGKALRGRRDEVVLATKFNGPMGEGPNRGGSSRRWVVQAVEGSLKRLRTDYIDLYQIHHPDPYTDIEETLSALTDLVRAGKVRAIGSSNLPASEIVEAQWVSERRGLHRLRTEQPTYSLLNRGIEREILPACHRYGLGVLVWSPLAMGLLTGRYRKNAPRPDNARMHWVSRHLTDERKLDAVEQLLTLAEETGHSLTHLAMAFATGHPDVTSAIIGPRTMDQLDDVLAGATLTLGDGILDKIDAIVPPGTDIGPLDVSYTPPSLTHTELRRRPSHERAAA; encoded by the coding sequence GTGAGAATGCGGAAACTGGGACGGACCGGTATCGAAGTCAGCGCCTACTGCCTGGGCACCATGGTGTTCGGCAAGATGGGCAATCCGGATCACGACGACTGCGCGCGCATGATCCACCGGGCGCTGGACGAGGGCATCAACTTCGTCGACACCGCCGACGTCTACGGCTACAGCGAGACCGAGGAGATCGTCGGAAAGGCCCTCAGGGGACGCCGCGACGAGGTCGTGCTGGCGACCAAGTTCAACGGACCGATGGGCGAGGGCCCCAACCGCGGCGGCAGCTCCCGGCGCTGGGTCGTCCAGGCGGTCGAGGGCTCGCTGAAGCGGCTGCGGACCGACTACATCGACCTCTACCAGATCCACCACCCGGACCCGTACACGGACATCGAGGAGACCCTCTCCGCGCTCACCGACCTCGTGCGCGCCGGGAAGGTCCGGGCGATCGGCTCCTCCAACCTGCCGGCCTCGGAAATCGTGGAAGCCCAGTGGGTGTCCGAGCGGCGCGGACTGCACCGCCTGCGCACCGAGCAGCCCACCTACTCCCTCCTCAACCGCGGCATCGAGCGGGAGATCCTGCCCGCCTGCCACCGCTACGGCCTGGGCGTTCTGGTGTGGAGCCCGCTGGCCATGGGCCTGCTCACCGGCCGCTACCGCAAGAACGCGCCGCGGCCGGACAACGCCCGCATGCACTGGGTCTCCCGGCACCTCACCGACGAGCGCAAGCTCGACGCGGTCGAGCAACTGCTCACCCTCGCCGAAGAAACCGGCCACTCCCTCACACACCTGGCCATGGCCTTCGCCACCGGCCATCCCGACGTCACCTCCGCCATCATCGGCCCGCGCACCATGGACCAGCTGGACGACGTGCTCGCCGGCGCCACCCTCACCCTCGGCGACGGCATCCTCGACAAGATCGACGCGATCGTCCCGCCCGGCACCGACATCGGCCCGCTGGACGTGTCCTACACGCCTCCCTCCCTCACCCACACGGAACTGCGCCGACGCCCGTCCCACGAGCGAGCCGCCGCGTGA
- a CDS encoding winged helix DNA-binding domain-containing protein — protein MTVLDARALNRATLARQHLLTRSDSSVPEAVAHLCGLQAQDPQEPFTGLWSRLSDFEPEQLDAALTGRVVVRTHLMRRTVHLVTAGDALTWRARHDTMLRGRVLGTYRRELAGIDVDEVAAAGRAVMADQRPRTMTELVQALEDRWPGPPRRVLGELLVAALIPMAQLPPRGLWHQTAGVRNLPLSTWLEQDIDPLPADGSDPVGRQLLHRYLAAYGPAAGADLRAWCGLTGLPAAVRAAREELVVFRDERGRELLDLPDAPRPHPDTPAPVRFLPAFDNAILGYHDRSRIIDAPHLGLSVAGHRTVLVDGRVTATWTVRDHQLRISPLRPLTTLEQEAVHTEAQDLAAFLDNGIEHIHLDTES, from the coding sequence ATGACTGTCCTCGACGCCCGTGCCCTCAACCGCGCCACCCTCGCCCGCCAGCACCTGCTCACGCGCAGCGACAGCTCCGTGCCGGAGGCAGTGGCCCATCTGTGCGGCTTGCAGGCGCAGGATCCTCAGGAACCCTTCACCGGGCTGTGGTCCCGCCTGTCCGATTTCGAACCCGAGCAACTCGACGCTGCGCTGACCGGTCGCGTGGTGGTCCGCACCCACCTGATGCGGCGCACCGTCCACCTCGTCACCGCCGGCGACGCGCTCACCTGGCGGGCCCGCCACGACACCATGCTGCGCGGGCGAGTACTGGGAACCTACCGGCGCGAACTGGCCGGCATCGACGTGGACGAGGTCGCCGCCGCCGGCCGCGCGGTCATGGCCGACCAGCGGCCCCGCACCATGACCGAGCTCGTACAGGCTCTTGAAGACCGCTGGCCCGGCCCACCACGCCGCGTCCTGGGCGAGCTGCTCGTCGCAGCCCTCATCCCCATGGCCCAACTCCCGCCCCGCGGCCTGTGGCACCAGACCGCCGGCGTACGCAACCTGCCGTTGAGTACCTGGCTGGAACAGGACATCGATCCCCTTCCCGCCGATGGCAGCGATCCCGTCGGACGGCAACTGCTGCACCGCTACCTCGCCGCGTACGGGCCCGCGGCCGGCGCGGATCTGCGTGCCTGGTGCGGCCTCACCGGCCTTCCCGCCGCCGTCAGAGCGGCCCGGGAGGAACTCGTCGTCTTCCGTGACGAACGCGGCCGCGAACTGCTCGACCTGCCCGACGCGCCCCGCCCCCACCCCGACACCCCGGCCCCCGTCCGGTTCCTTCCGGCCTTCGACAACGCCATCCTCGGCTACCACGACCGCAGCCGCATCATCGACGCCCCCCACCTCGGTCTGTCCGTCGCGGGCCACCGCACCGTCCTCGTTGACGGACGCGTCACCGCCACCTGGACCGTGCGCGACCACCAACTCCGCATCAGCCCCCTACGGCCCCTCACCACCCTGGAACAGGAGGCCGTTCACACCGAAGCCCAGGACCTGGCCGCCTTCCTGGACAACGGCATCGAACACATCCACCTCGACACCGAAAGCTGA
- a CDS encoding TetR/AcrR family transcriptional regulator, with amino-acid sequence MTVGGTDAGVGTGTGTSSGAGTGADVGTSGRDAILLAARRAFTRRPYAEVTMRGIAADAGVSASLIVKRFRTKEELFNTVTDFGPAADELFDAPLGSLGRHMVLSLVRSRRAQQADPLLRVVFSLGNRDERSLINERFRDQVTSRLAARLTGDERELRAELIAGQLLGIGAALSLHRPGAGELATPERLAELCGPALQRLIDGA; translated from the coding sequence ATGACCGTTGGCGGTACGGATGCGGGTGTGGGTACGGGTACGGGGACGAGTTCGGGCGCGGGTACGGGTGCCGACGTGGGGACCAGTGGGCGGGATGCCATCCTGCTCGCCGCCCGGCGCGCGTTCACCCGGCGCCCGTACGCCGAGGTGACCATGCGCGGGATCGCCGCCGACGCGGGTGTGAGCGCCTCGCTGATCGTGAAGCGGTTCCGGACGAAGGAGGAGCTGTTCAACACGGTCACCGACTTCGGGCCGGCCGCCGACGAGCTGTTCGACGCACCCCTCGGCTCGCTCGGCCGGCACATGGTGCTCTCGCTGGTACGGAGCCGACGTGCCCAGCAGGCCGACCCGCTGCTGCGCGTCGTGTTCTCCCTCGGCAACCGTGACGAGCGCTCCCTGATCAATGAGCGCTTCCGCGACCAGGTCACGTCCCGGCTGGCCGCCCGCCTCACCGGCGACGAGCGCGAACTGCGCGCGGAGCTGATCGCCGGGCAGCTGCTCGGCATCGGCGCGGCACTCAGCCTGCACCGGCCCGGCGCCGGTGAACTGGCCACGCCCGAACGGCTGGCCGAGCTGTGCGGGCCGGCGCTCCAGCGGCTGATCGACGGTGCCTGA
- a CDS encoding MFS transporter, which yields MSPAIPRPEAPAGAPAEADQAPHPRMFVGVLAFCGVVVAVMQTLVVPLLPHVPALTGSTPAAASWLVTVTLLTGAVCTPVLGRVGDMYGKRRVLVAALGVLVVGSVLCAVSSDIGVLITGRALQGAALAVVPLGISIMRDELPPVRVLSSVALMSSTLGIGAAVGLPIAAFVIEHSDWHTMFWASGALGVLDIVLVLTFVPESSLRTRGRFDALGALGLSAALVCLLLATTQGGEWGWGSARVVGLFVAAVVIGLVWGRYELGVSSPVVDLRVSARPSVLFANLAALLIGFAFYANSLSTAQMVQEPKSTGYGLGASIVVGGLCLLPGGLSMVALSPVSARISARYGPKVTLALASGVLAVGYLVRFFTSHSLWLIIVGATVVASGTALAYSALPSLVMRAVPVSETGAANGLNTLMRSVGQAFCSAVVAAVLANVTFRVGGRTAPTLHAYLLVFLIAAGAALAALAVTLCIPGSSAVPAGSVGERGSKVPVREDA from the coding sequence ATGTCCCCAGCCATACCCAGACCCGAAGCACCCGCAGGCGCACCCGCCGAAGCGGACCAGGCACCCCACCCCCGCATGTTCGTCGGTGTGCTCGCCTTCTGCGGTGTCGTCGTCGCCGTCATGCAGACGCTCGTCGTGCCGCTGCTGCCGCACGTACCGGCGCTCACCGGCTCGACCCCGGCCGCCGCCAGCTGGCTCGTCACCGTCACGCTGCTGACCGGGGCCGTCTGTACGCCCGTGCTGGGGCGGGTCGGGGACATGTACGGGAAGCGGCGGGTGCTCGTCGCCGCGCTCGGGGTGCTGGTCGTCGGGTCCGTGCTCTGTGCGGTCAGCTCCGACATCGGGGTGCTGATCACCGGGCGCGCGCTCCAGGGGGCCGCGCTCGCCGTCGTACCGCTGGGGATCAGCATCATGCGGGACGAACTGCCGCCCGTCAGGGTGCTGTCGTCCGTCGCCCTGATGAGTTCGACGCTGGGGATCGGCGCGGCCGTCGGGCTGCCCATCGCCGCGTTCGTCATCGAGCACTCCGACTGGCACACCATGTTCTGGGCCTCGGGCGCGCTCGGGGTGCTGGACATCGTGCTGGTGCTGACCTTCGTCCCGGAGTCCTCGCTGCGTACGCGCGGCCGGTTCGACGCGCTGGGCGCGCTCGGGCTGAGCGCGGCGCTGGTCTGTCTGCTGCTCGCCACCACCCAGGGCGGCGAGTGGGGCTGGGGGTCAGCCCGGGTCGTCGGGCTGTTCGTCGCCGCCGTCGTGATCGGGCTCGTCTGGGGCCGTTACGAGCTGGGCGTCTCGTCGCCCGTGGTCGACCTGCGGGTCTCGGCCAGGCCCTCGGTGCTGTTCGCCAACCTGGCCGCGCTGCTCATCGGCTTCGCCTTCTACGCCAACTCCCTCTCCACCGCCCAGATGGTGCAGGAGCCGAAGAGCACCGGATACGGTCTCGGCGCCTCGATCGTGGTGGGCGGGCTCTGTCTGCTGCCGGGCGGGCTCTCCATGGTGGCGCTCTCGCCGGTCTCCGCCCGGATCTCCGCCCGGTACGGGCCCAAGGTCACGCTCGCGCTCGCCTCGGGCGTCCTGGCCGTCGGGTATCTGGTGCGCTTCTTCACCAGTCACAGCCTGTGGCTGATCATCGTGGGCGCCACCGTGGTGGCCTCCGGTACCGCCCTCGCGTACTCCGCGCTGCCCTCGCTCGTGATGCGCGCGGTCCCGGTGAGCGAGACCGGGGCGGCCAACGGGCTCAACACTCTGATGCGCTCGGTCGGACAGGCTTTCTGCTCGGCCGTGGTCGCCGCCGTACTCGCCAACGTCACCTTCCGGGTCGGCGGCCGCACCGCGCCCACCCTGCACGCGTATCTGCTGGTCTTCCTGATCGCGGCGGGTGCCGCGCTCGCCGCGCTGGCCGTCACGCTGTGCATCCCGGGCAGCTCGGCGGTCCCGGCCGGTAGCGTCGGGGAGCGAGGTTCGAAGGTGCCTGTCCGGGAGGATGCATGA
- a CDS encoding GNAT family N-acetyltransferase, whose amino-acid sequence MRTPMNDPSAVPAPGSAAAPAAMRTARLDLLPLRVSDAEEMAVALSDPGLHAFIGGSPMDVDELRARYGRQVAGSPDPAVVWWNWVIRLRTEECLAGTVQATVAGPVAEVAWVVGAPWQGRGIAKEAVAALVAWFGEVGGVREVVAHIHPDHAVSAAVARAVGLAPTEERQDGEVRWRLVLPPAPGHPRA is encoded by the coding sequence ATGCGTACCCCGATGAACGACCCGAGCGCCGTCCCTGCCCCTGGCTCCGCCGCCGCTCCGGCTGCCATGCGCACCGCGCGGCTCGATCTGCTGCCGCTCCGTGTGTCGGATGCCGAGGAGATGGCCGTAGCGCTGTCCGATCCGGGCCTTCACGCGTTCATCGGCGGCAGCCCCATGGACGTCGACGAGCTGCGGGCCCGGTACGGGCGTCAGGTCGCCGGGTCGCCCGATCCTGCGGTGGTCTGGTGGAACTGGGTGATCCGGTTGCGTACGGAGGAGTGCCTGGCCGGGACCGTGCAGGCCACCGTCGCAGGGCCCGTCGCCGAAGTCGCGTGGGTGGTGGGGGCGCCGTGGCAGGGGCGGGGGATCGCCAAGGAGGCGGTGGCCGCGCTGGTGGCGTGGTTCGGGGAGGTGGGCGGCGTACGGGAGGTGGTCGCGCACATCCATCCGGATCATGCGGTATCCGCTGCTGTGGCCAGGGCAGTCGGGCTCGCTCCCACCGAGGAGCGGCAGGACGGCGAGGTGCGGTGGCGGCTGGTGCTGCCGCCCGCTCCCGGCCACCCTCGTGCCTGA